GCCATCCACGGAGACAAGTCGCAGAGTGCGCGCCAGCGTGTGCTGGATGCATTCAAGAACAAGGAAGTGGGTGTACTTGTAGCCACAGATATTGCGGCGCGTGGCATCGATATAGACCAATTGCCTTACGTAATCAACTTTGATTTACCGAATATACCCGAAACCTATGTGCACCGCATCGGGAGGACAGGCCGCGCAGGCAATGCGGGCGAAGCCATTTCATTCTGCAGTAAAGACGAACACGGGTATTGGAAGGACATCCAGAAACTGATTAAGGTCGACGTCCAGGTCATTTCCGACCATCCCTGGCCGTGGCATGAGGGTGAGCCTACAGCGGAAGAAAAGCCTGCCGCTAATTCCAACCGCAGTGGCGGCAGACACAAAAATTCAAGGAAATCTGCAGGATCAAAGCAAAACAAAAAGCGTTGGTATTAATCTAAACGGCTTTGTTCTCAGCTTGAAAGTCAATAGTGCTGCGCTGGAGCCGGCTGCCTATTGAACCGTACCCTTACAATCTTATTCTTGCCCGCGGCAAAAGCAACAGAATCATTCTGAAACCGAATGGTATATAGCTCTTTGTCTTTCAGCAATTGCGTCCAGTTTTTTCCCGAGTCAGCAGAATATTGAAGTCCTGATGCGCCAACGCAGACGAGTTGCCTGGCGTCGCCGTGAGGGACGTATTGCACACAAGATGCGTATCCAAAACCCTGACCCTCAGCAACGGGTTCCCAGGTTTTTCCGCCATCAACGGTAACAGCCTTGTTGCTAATGGTTTGGGTTGGACTTTCATAATCGCCACCGGCAATAAATCCATTTTTTTCATCATAAAAATCGGCTGTAAAAATCCCTGTCATGGACTTCCCCTGTACGATGGGTGTATTGTATACTTCCCAGTTTTTCCCTTTGTCGGTAGAGCGGAACAGGCGGGCTTTTTTTCCACCCGAGACCATCCACGCATGCTTCCCTTTTATTATGAGGTTGGTGTTGCTGGCAGCAAACGCAGCCTCACCCTCACTGATGGCTGGAAGTTTATCGCATGGTAACTTTGTCCATGAATTTCCACCGTCCCGGGTTACAATAACCGAGAGGCATTTGCCCGTTGGATCGCCCATCGCTATGCCTTCCAGGTCATTAAAAAACTGCATGCTGTCGTAAAATGCTTTGGAATCGTCTTCATGATATACCAGCTTCACCTGTCTGCCGTCTTTCGAAATTCTATACAGCAGCGCCGGACTTCCCG
The nucleotide sequence above comes from Flavobacterium magnum. Encoded proteins:
- a CDS encoding oxidoreductase — its product is MKKQILIILIASLLIYCKKNTPKVASPEKAAQGFFASATVDTVFADSISIRAVVFDGNNMWYAANGGKYGFYDIEKKKMFNGHIALDTITPEFRSIAKTKEHVFILNAGSPALLYRISKDGRQVKLVYHEDDSKAFYDSMQFFNDLEGIAMGDPTGKCLSVIVTRDGGNSWTKLPCDKLPAISEGEAAFAASNTNLIIKGKHAWMVSGGKKARLFRSTDKGKNWEVYNTPIVQGKSMTGIFTADFYDEKNGFIAGGDYESPTQTISNKAVTVDGGKTWEPVAEGQGFGYASCVQYVPHGDARQLVCVGASGLQYSADSGKNWTQLLKDKELYTIRFQNDSVAFAAGKNKIVRVRFNRQPAPAQHY